A genomic stretch from Candidatus Cloacimonadota bacterium includes:
- a CDS encoding dihydroorotate dehydrogenase: MGGVVKSLATSLGRLRLKSPVTVASGTFDPDYFELFDQDVLGAYTTKTITLAPKAGNPHPRLYETEAGLLNSIGLQNPGLKAWLNEDLPSLLDLLRIPLIVSFSGSSEDEFLRILEGLEVQDGIAGYEVNVSCPNVAREGIAFGADPDVVFSLASRLSAITQRELIFKLSPNVTNIACIAQAAESGGASSLALINTLYGSAIDWKTGRFRISSPVCGYSGIGIKPVALALCHKVAQMVTIPILALGGIHNWRDALEFFWAGASAIALGTAFYSDPLAAVKLRDSLEKHLRENDLSLSDIIGKAR, encoded by the coding sequence CTGGGAGGAGTTGTGAAAAGCCTTGCCACCTCGCTGGGGCGCCTGCGGCTGAAAAGCCCGGTAACAGTTGCTTCTGGCACTTTCGACCCCGATTATTTCGAGCTCTTCGACCAGGATGTCCTCGGCGCCTATACCACCAAAACCATCACCCTGGCCCCGAAAGCGGGCAATCCACATCCGCGTCTCTATGAAACCGAGGCCGGGCTGCTTAATTCCATCGGCCTCCAGAATCCTGGCCTCAAAGCCTGGCTGAATGAGGATTTGCCGTCGCTGCTGGACTTACTCAGGATTCCGTTGATAGTCAGTTTCTCCGGTTCTTCGGAAGACGAGTTTCTGCGGATTCTTGAAGGACTGGAGGTTCAGGACGGAATCGCCGGCTATGAGGTGAACGTCTCCTGCCCCAACGTTGCCAGAGAGGGAATCGCCTTCGGAGCCGATCCGGACGTTGTTTTTTCCCTGGCTTCCAGGCTGTCCGCCATCACGCAACGCGAACTGATTTTCAAACTCAGCCCCAATGTAACAAACATAGCCTGCATCGCCCAAGCTGCCGAGTCTGGCGGAGCTTCCTCACTGGCGCTGATAAACACACTCTACGGCTCAGCGATCGACTGGAAAACCGGCAGGTTCAGGATATCCAGTCCGGTTTGCGGCTACAGCGGCATCGGGATCAAACCAGTCGCCCTGGCCCTCTGCCACAAGGTTGCCCAGATGGTAACAATCCCCATTCTGGCCCTGGGCGGCATCCACAATTGGCGGGACGCCCTTGAATTTTTCTGGGCCGGCGCTTCCGCAATCGCCCTCGGCACCGCTTTTTACAGCGATCCCCTGGCCGCTGTCAAGCTACGCGACAGTCTGGAAAAGCACCTGAGGGAAAATGACCTCTCGCTGTCCGATATCATAGGCAAGGCGCGTTGA
- a CDS encoding dihydroorotate dehydrogenase electron transfer subunit: MITHLELPLLSTERINRVYLRISVSAPDLAPRCRPGMFFEIKAGSPSQARRLFKPVSVFEAHDGEIAFLIKVVGPGTQALADLKRGDPLLLTGPLGNSFLELQGKKVLLVSGGIGYPPLAWLKQVLEPENKVIHIHGGACVTDVFPCDRAYTLDGSFGIQGLVTRDVREIIKAENIDTVCSCGPMPMLKALQSCVSGLLHYASLEAYMACGLGACHGCAVPVGEGWQRVCKEGPVFEASAIRWEEL; this comes from the coding sequence TTACCTGCGGATCAGCGTTTCGGCGCCTGATCTGGCTCCGCGTTGCCGTCCGGGGATGTTCTTTGAAATCAAAGCGGGATCGCCTTCCCAAGCCAGGCGCCTCTTCAAGCCGGTGAGCGTGTTTGAAGCTCATGATGGTGAAATCGCTTTCCTGATCAAGGTTGTGGGCCCTGGCACCCAGGCTTTGGCTGATTTGAAGCGGGGCGACCCGTTGCTGTTGACTGGGCCGCTGGGCAACTCTTTTCTAGAACTTCAAGGCAAAAAGGTCCTGCTTGTGAGTGGTGGTATCGGTTATCCGCCCCTGGCCTGGCTGAAGCAGGTTCTGGAGCCTGAGAACAAGGTCATCCACATCCACGGCGGAGCCTGCGTGACGGACGTCTTTCCCTGTGACCGGGCTTACACCCTGGACGGCAGTTTCGGAATTCAAGGCTTGGTCACACGCGACGTGCGAGAAATCATCAAAGCCGAGAATATCGACACGGTCTGCAGTTGCGGGCCCATGCCCATGCTGAAGGCACTTCAGTCCTGCGTTAGCGGTCTGCTGCACTATGCCTCTCTGGAAGCCTACATGGCCTGCGGGCTGGGCGCCTGTCACGGCTGCGCAGTCCCGGTGGGGGAGGGCTGGCAGCGTGTCTGCAAGGAAGGGCCTGTGTTTGAGGCATCCGCCATTCGCTGGGAGGAGTTGTGA